Proteins from one Chroococcidiopsis sp. CCMEE 29 genomic window:
- a CDS encoding NAD(P)/FAD-dependent oxidoreductase — translation MNPSTDQTVILGGGFTGLFTALHLSQQRYPLPIILIDRKERFIFKPLLYELLSNEMDVDLVWPRYEKLLHNSGVMFIRDTVQAIDLHQRQVKLTSSLRYTYRHLVLALGSTTGYFGVKGARENTLPFRTAEEAIALRQHLRDCLQRATQIADPQQRRTLLTVAVIGAGPSGVELAATLADLLPKWYAKLRGNIAEIRVVLLNRGTEILKGDINNPLRETAQTSLQQRTVGVELLMEAEITAVHYHQVEFKRHNHLEKLQAATIVWTAGTTTHPLIEALPISDPFRDKQGRLKVTATLQLPEFPAVFAGGDCAVNGEDPLPPTAQVAYQQGAAIARNLQAIVEGDQPSAAEVNLRGTLLKLGLGESAANLFDRFEIKGKLGHLIRQATYLQLLPTPAHNFNATTDWLTNEIFYRYNQPKRSARVWQWIGGTVAIAALLGSSLLAWRVTQPEQFNRFWRKTGLPTLFEQ, via the coding sequence ATGAATCCCTCAACCGATCAGACTGTAATTCTAGGCGGTGGTTTTACTGGTCTGTTTACTGCCCTTCACCTCAGCCAGCAACGCTATCCCCTGCCGATTATTCTGATTGATCGAAAAGAGCGTTTTATCTTTAAGCCCTTGCTCTATGAATTGCTCAGCAACGAAATGGACGTTGACCTGGTTTGGCCGCGTTACGAAAAGCTCCTGCACAATAGCGGTGTGATGTTCATTCGAGATACAGTCCAAGCAATTGATTTACATCAGCGTCAGGTTAAACTAACTTCTAGTTTACGCTACACCTATCGGCACTTAGTTTTGGCTTTGGGTAGCACTACAGGCTACTTCGGTGTTAAGGGAGCGCGAGAAAACACCTTGCCTTTCCGCACGGCAGAAGAGGCGATCGCCCTACGGCAACACCTGCGCGACTGTCTCCAGCGAGCAACCCAAATCGCCGACCCCCAACAACGGCGCACTCTGCTAACAGTGGCGGTTATCGGCGCAGGTCCTTCAGGGGTAGAGCTGGCAGCAACTCTAGCCGATTTACTTCCTAAGTGGTATGCCAAATTAAGAGGCAATATTGCAGAAATTCGGGTGGTGCTGCTGAATCGGGGTACAGAGATTCTTAAAGGCGACATTAATAATCCCCTACGCGAAACTGCCCAAACTTCACTGCAACAGCGCACTGTAGGTGTTGAGCTACTGATGGAGGCTGAAATCACTGCTGTTCACTACCACCAAGTAGAGTTCAAGCGCCACAACCACTTGGAAAAGCTCCAGGCGGCAACTATCGTCTGGACCGCTGGCACGACAACTCATCCTTTGATCGAAGCTTTACCAATTTCCGACCCGTTCCGCGACAAGCAGGGTCGGTTGAAAGTCACTGCAACGCTACAACTACCTGAATTTCCAGCAGTATTTGCTGGGGGAGATTGTGCTGTGAATGGGGAAGATCCACTGCCGCCTACTGCTCAAGTTGCTTATCAGCAGGGAGCAGCGATCGCTCGCAACCTGCAAGCAATTGTAGAAGGAGATCAACCCAGTGCTGCTGAGGTAAACCTGCGGGGGACATTGCTGAAGTTGGGATTGGGTGAAAGTGCTGCCAACCTGTTCGATCGGTTTGAAATCAAAGGTAAACTGGGTCACTTGATCCGTCAGGCAACTTATTTACAACTCTTACCAACTCCGGCTCATAATTTTAATGCGACCACTGACTGGCTGACTAACGAGATTTTCTACCGCTACAATCAGCCAAAGCGTTCAGCACGAGTCTGGCAGTGGATTGGTGGAACAGTTGCGATCGCTGCTTTATTGGGTAGCAGTTTGTTAGCATGGCGAGTCACTCAGCCTGAGCAATTTAATCGATTCTGGCGGAAAACAGGTTTGCCAACTTTGTTTGAACAATAA
- a CDS encoding bestrophin family ion channel, with product MSVENLSWIRLALQWRGSVAPKVLPGVFLCGGLGFLVSLLDYLELPIFWQGFDLLITNVSYNLVLGLLLVFRTNSAYERFREGRKAWVDLTANIRNLGYLMWVAIAEANPQDRENKVATLRLLVALAVSTKLQLRQQPINNELEKLITPDQFLKLKTVESTPLQLAVWIAEYLQQQYQRNLVNANQLTAMNGLINSLLEAITTCERIVTTPIPLAYTIYLKRLLLIYCTFLPFQVGSKLDWWTVPIVTILSFVLLAIEQIGTEIENPFGDDANDLPLEDYCTTIVNNIKDLIAPNSEENLEVRSPEIELTSHPLFLSLDN from the coding sequence ATGAGTGTGGAAAATTTGAGTTGGATTCGATTAGCTTTACAATGGCGAGGGTCAGTTGCCCCTAAAGTTCTTCCCGGTGTCTTTTTGTGCGGTGGATTGGGATTCTTAGTTTCCCTTCTCGATTATTTGGAATTACCGATATTCTGGCAGGGATTCGATCTTCTCATCACCAATGTTTCCTACAACCTGGTTCTAGGTTTATTATTAGTTTTTCGCACAAATAGTGCCTACGAACGCTTTAGAGAAGGACGTAAAGCCTGGGTAGATTTAACAGCTAATATCCGTAATTTAGGATATTTAATGTGGGTAGCGATCGCTGAAGCAAACCCGCAAGATAGAGAAAATAAGGTTGCAACTCTACGGCTATTAGTTGCCTTAGCAGTTTCTACTAAATTGCAATTACGACAACAGCCAATAAATAATGAATTAGAAAAGCTCATAACCCCAGACCAATTTCTCAAGCTCAAGACTGTCGAATCTACTCCACTACAGTTAGCTGTCTGGATTGCTGAGTACCTACAGCAGCAGTATCAGCGAAATTTAGTAAATGCTAATCAGTTGACAGCTATGAATGGCTTGATAAATAGTTTGTTAGAGGCTATAACCACTTGTGAGCGGATTGTGACAACACCAATTCCCTTAGCTTATACCATTTACCTTAAACGCTTGTTACTAATATATTGCACTTTTCTACCATTCCAAGTTGGCAGTAAATTGGATTGGTGGACTGTTCCAATTGTCACTATACTTAGTTTTGTATTGCTTGCCATTGAACAAATTGGAACTGAAATTGAAAATCCTTTTGGAGATGATGCAAATGATTTACCTTTAGAAGATTACTGCACGACGATAGTTAATAACATTAAAGATTTAATCGCTCCTAACAGTGAAGAGAATTTAGAAGTCAGAAGTCCAGAGATAGAATTAACCTCTCATCCTTTATTCCTAAGCTTAGATAATTGA
- a CDS encoding transposase, translating into MICRAYRYRFTPTPEQETLLRRTLGCVRLVYNKALAARREAWEERQESINYGQTSALLTNWKQQEDLQFLNEVSCVPLQQTLRHLQTAFGNFFKKRAKYPRFKKKHSGGSAEFTRSAFKWKDGQVWLAKCSQPLNIIWSRLLPMGCEPSTITVRLDAARRWFVSLLVEDHTIQPLPVTDKKVGLDAGITSLVTTSDEKKIANPKHFDRLRRKLRQVQKTLARRPNRSNNREKARREVARVQARIADARKDFLHQLTTRLVRENQVISVEDLAVANMVKNRKLALCISDAGWGELVRQLEYKCQWYGRTLVKIDRWEPSSKRCGNCEHIVDKLPLSIRSWDCPSCGTKGIDRDINAAQNILAAGLAVLGSNTKDVCGAGVRPNSQQVKGHPRNSRNGKKQKLKS; encoded by the coding sequence ATGATCTGCAGAGCCTATCGCTACAGATTTACACCAACACCGGAACAAGAAACCCTCTTGCGCCGCACTTTGGGCTGTGTGCGATTGGTCTATAACAAAGCGTTGGCAGCACGTAGAGAAGCGTGGGAAGAGCGACAAGAGAGTATCAACTACGGGCAAACTTCCGCGCTGCTGACTAACTGGAAGCAACAAGAAGACTTGCAGTTTCTGAATGAGGTCAGCTGTGTACCGTTGCAACAGACACTGCGCCACCTGCAAACCGCTTTTGGTAACTTCTTCAAGAAACGAGCCAAATACCCTCGCTTTAAGAAAAAGCACTCTGGTGGTAGTGCGGAGTTTACTCGCTCTGCCTTCAAATGGAAGGATGGGCAGGTATGGTTGGCTAAGTGTAGTCAACCCCTGAATATAATCTGGAGCCGGCTGCTGCCAATGGGGTGCGAGCCTTCCACTATTACAGTGCGGCTGGATGCTGCTAGGCGCTGGTTTGTCTCGTTGCTGGTAGAAGACCATACGATTCAACCACTGCCAGTAACTGATAAAAAGGTTGGACTGGATGCTGGCATCACCAGCCTGGTTACTACCAGCGACGAGAAGAAGATAGCTAACCCCAAGCATTTTGACCGACTGCGCCGCAAGCTTAGACAAGTCCAGAAGACCTTGGCGCGTCGTCCAAATAGATCTAACAACCGTGAGAAGGCGAGACGCGAAGTTGCTAGAGTGCAAGCGCGGATTGCCGATGCCCGTAAAGACTTTCTGCATCAGCTGACGACTCGATTGGTACGCGAAAACCAAGTGATATCGGTTGAGGACTTGGCTGTTGCGAACATGGTGAAGAACCGCAAACTGGCCCTTTGCATCTCCGACGCGGGATGGGGTGAGCTGGTGCGGCAACTTGAATATAAATGCCAGTGGTACGGTCGAACACTGGTGAAGATTGACCGCTGGGAACCCAGTTCTAAACGTTGTGGAAACTGCGAACATATTGTTGATAAACTGCCTTTGAGTATCCGTAGTTGGGACTGCCCTAGCTGCGGTACTAAGGGCATTGACCGCGATATCAACGCAGCACAAAATATACTTGCGGCAGGACTTGCCGTACTTGGTAGCAATACCAAGGATGTCTGTGGAGCAGGAGTAAGACCTAATAGCCAGCAGGTTAAAGGGCATCCGCGAAACTCCAGAAATGGAAAGAAACAGAAACTTAAATCGTGA